A section of the Oryza sativa Japonica Group chromosome 1, ASM3414082v1 genome encodes:
- the LOC4327339 gene encoding uncharacterized protein — protein sequence MEPGFGKRLMHVLRAVYHMLRRGLCRKRLMMDLHLLLGRGKLAGRALRDVLLAHQPHGGAAAVAVMGGGAGVARGGDSSSSPLSASFFHHNPRDVEFSCTTTPSYAPGVFPFRFRGRGGSRHAGGGASNYGGLDASAVARVFEMLNADAAAAAGAGGETPLSSMPGATPSPLLALSLGRSPAGTRQLRVTDSPFPVEPPEGAVDGRVDDKATDFIEWFRRQLLQQQASAAPTPDYRG from the coding sequence atggagCCCGGGTTCGGGAAGCGGCTGATGCACGTGCTGCGCGCGGTGTACCACATGCTGCGGCGCGGGCTGTGCCGGAAGCGCCTCATGATGGACCTCCACCTGCTCCTCGGCCGGGGCAAGCTCGCCGGCAGGGCGCTCCGCGACGTCCTCCTCGCCCACCagccgcacggcggcgcggctgccgTGGCGGTCatgggaggcggcgccggggtGGCGCGGGGTGGtgactcgtcgtcgtcgccgctgtcgGCGTCGTTCTTCCACCACAACCCCAGGGACGTGGAGTTCAGCTGCACCACCACGCCGTCCTACGCGCCGGGGGTCTTCCCCTTCAGgttccgcggccgcggcggctcacgccacgccggcggcggcgccagcaacTACGGCGGGCTCGACGCCTCCGCCGTGGCCCGCGTCTTCGAGATGCtcaacgccgacgccgcggctgCTGCTGGCGCCGGCGGGGAGACGCCGCTGTCGTCGATGCCCGGCGCCACGCCGTCCCCGTTGCTGGCGCTCAGCCTCGGCCGCAGCCCCGCCGGGACGCGGCAGCTCCGCGTCACCGACTCGCCGTTCCCCGTCGAGCCGCCGGAGGGCGCCGTCGACGGCCGCGTCGACGACAAGGCCACCGACTTCATCGAGTGGTTCCGCCGCCAGCTCCTCCAGCAGCAGGCGTCCGCCGCGCCAACGCCGGACTACCGTGGCtag